The Hyperolius riggenbachi isolate aHypRig1 chromosome 3, aHypRig1.pri, whole genome shotgun sequence genome window below encodes:
- the LOC137561538 gene encoding uncharacterized protein isoform X3 — translation MCRAKSKWLPPNTSHAVETFIAMVKRDVRLVGSNRGQSHPNLTVEEHTALRSLCDDPELVVKPADKGGATVIMNRLDYRREVLRQLNDTDVYIKLTGNPTMTIKRDVDTLLSSALEAGIISKRIHDFLITPFPLTPLFYVLPKIHKSLVNPPGRPIVAGTGSVFQSLAVFLDQVLRPRVSGMRSFLLDTTDFLSKISGFGTFNSPIFLCTMDVAQKIVRKHWHILGSDPTLPTAFREQPICAFKRSNNLRDALVHARSTIPPAERGFHLINHLDTAIGH, via the exons ATGTGCCGGGCCAAAAGTAAGTGGCTACCACCCAATACCTCACATGCGGTGGAGACATTTATAGCTATGGTCAAGCGTGACGTCCGCCTTGTCGGCAGTAATCGCGGCCAATCACACCCTAATCTCACAGTCGAGGAACATACAGCACTCAGATCCCTATGTGATGATCCTGAGTTGGTTGTGAAGCCTGCTGACAAGGGGGGCGCCACGGTGATCATGAATCGACTTGACTACAGACGGGAGGTTTTGAGACAATTGAATGATACTGACGTCTATATTAAACTTACAGGAAACCCCACAATGACTATCAAAAGGGACGTGGACACATTGTTGTCTTCCGCTCTCGAGGCTGGCATCATTTCTAAACGCATTCATGACTTTTTGATCACTCCTTTTCCACTTACACCTCTTTTTTACGTACTTCCTAAAATTCACAAATCCCTGGTGAATCCCCCCGGGAGACCTATAGTGGCGGGCACCGGGTCTGTCTTTCAATCATTGGCTGTTTTTCTTGATCAGGTTCTCCGCCCTAGGGTATCAGGTATGCGCTCCTTCCTACTGGACACCACTGACTTCCTCTCCAAGATCTCCGGTTTTGGAACTTTCAATTCCCCCATCTTTCTATGCACTATGGATGTG GCACAGAAAATAGTCAGGAAACACTGGCACATCCTCGGCAGTGACCCCACATTACCCACCGCTTTCCGGGAACAACCAATCTGCGCGTTTAAACGTTCCAATAATCTACGAGACGCCCTCGTACATGCCAGGAGTACCATACCACCAGCAGAAAGAG gctTTCATCTTATCAACCACCTGGACACTGCTATCGGACACTGA
- the LOC137561538 gene encoding uncharacterized protein isoform X1 yields the protein MCRAKSKWLPPNTSHAVETFIAMVKRDVRLVGSNRGQSHPNLTVEEHTALRSLCDDPELVVKPADKGGATVIMNRLDYRREVLRQLNDTDVYIKLTGNPTMTIKRDVDTLLSSALEAGIISKRIHDFLITPFPLTPLFYVLPKIHKSLVNPPGRPIVAGTGSVFQSLAVFLDQVLRPRVSGMRSFLLDTTDFLSKISGFGTFNSPIFLCTMDVVSLYTSIPHAEGIAVIRNTFIKMDLSPPLSEFLLELLSMVLTRNFFCFEEVFYQQQRGTAMGSNVAPSYANLFMDWFEQSFVYPHPMYLGHALCWLRYIDDIFFIWSGTEDSLLQFKNDLDGFFPTISFTLEHSRTDVHFLDVLVKSQDGVLQTSPYRKPTDRNTYLSARSYHPQRLKKGLPYGQFLRLRRISSDDSSFYKEAGTMYEHFLERGYDPVHLDRALQRAAKRDRSSLLQFNPRQDTSRLPMVLTYSPLSLQAQKIVRKHWHILGSDPTLPTAFREQPICAFKRSNNLRDALVHARSTIPPAERGFHLINHLDTAIGH from the exons ATGTGCCGGGCCAAAAGTAAGTGGCTACCACCCAATACCTCACATGCGGTGGAGACATTTATAGCTATGGTCAAGCGTGACGTCCGCCTTGTCGGCAGTAATCGCGGCCAATCACACCCTAATCTCACAGTCGAGGAACATACAGCACTCAGATCCCTATGTGATGATCCTGAGTTGGTTGTGAAGCCTGCTGACAAGGGGGGCGCCACGGTGATCATGAATCGACTTGACTACAGACGGGAGGTTTTGAGACAATTGAATGATACTGACGTCTATATTAAACTTACAGGAAACCCCACAATGACTATCAAAAGGGACGTGGACACATTGTTGTCTTCCGCTCTCGAGGCTGGCATCATTTCTAAACGCATTCATGACTTTTTGATCACTCCTTTTCCACTTACACCTCTTTTTTACGTACTTCCTAAAATTCACAAATCCCTGGTGAATCCCCCCGGGAGACCTATAGTGGCGGGCACCGGGTCTGTCTTTCAATCATTGGCTGTTTTTCTTGATCAGGTTCTCCGCCCTAGGGTATCAGGTATGCGCTCCTTCCTACTGGACACCACTGACTTCCTCTCCAAGATCTCCGGTTTTGGAACTTTCAATTCCCCCATCTTTCTATGCACTATGGATGTGGTAAGCCTTTACACCTCTATTCCGCATGCAGAGGGCATTGCTGTCATTCGCAACACGTTTATTAAAATGGATTTGAGTCCACCCCTCTCCGAGTTCCTCCTGGAACTGCTCAGCATGGTTCTGACTAGGAATTTCTTTTGTTTTGAGGAGGTATTTTACCAACAGCAGCGTGGGACAGCCATGGGTAGCAATGTAGCGCCAAGCtacgcaaatctattcatggactGGTTTGAACAATCGTTCGTGTACCCTCATCCTATGTACCTTGGCCATGCACTCTGCTGGCttaggtacatagatgacatctttTTCATCTGGTCTGGCACAGAGGATTCATTGCTCCAGTTTAAAAACGATCTGGACGGGTTTTTCCCGACCATCTCGTTTACTCTCGAGCATAGTCGGACTGATGTACACTTTTTGGACGTACTCGTCAAAAGTCAAGATGGGGTGTTACAGACTTCGCCGTATCGCAAACCCACCGACAGAAATACCTACCTGTCAGCCAGAAGCTATCATCCTCAGAGGCTCAAGAAAGGCCTTCCTTATGGGCAGTTCTTGCGCCTCAGAAGGATATCTTCTGATGACTCATCCTTTTATAAGGAGGCAGGCACCATGTACGAGCACTTCTTGGAGCGTGGTTATGATCCAGTGCATCTGGACAGAGCCTTGCAAAGAGCAGCAAAGAGGGACAGGTCATCTCTTCTGCAATTTAATCCCCGACAGGACACATCTCGACTTCCAATGGTATTAACCTATTCCCCCCTTTCTTTACAGGCACAGAAAATAGTCAGGAAACACTGGCACATCCTCGGCAGTGACCCCACATTACCCACCGCTTTCCGGGAACAACCAATCTGCGCGTTTAAACGTTCCAATAATCTACGAGACGCCCTCGTACATGCCAGGAGTACCATACCACCAGCAGAAAGAG gctTTCATCTTATCAACCACCTGGACACTGCTATCGGACACTGA
- the LOC137561538 gene encoding uncharacterized protein isoform X2, producing MRSFLLDTTDFLSKISGFGTFNSPIFLCTMDVVSLYTSIPHAEGIAVIRNTFIKMDLSPPLSEFLLELLSMVLTRNFFCFEEVFYQQQRGTAMGSNVAPSYANLFMDWFEQSFVYPHPMYLGHALCWLRYIDDIFFIWSGTEDSLLQFKNDLDGFFPTISFTLEHSRTDVHFLDVLVKSQDGVLQTSPYRKPTDRNTYLSARSYHPQRLKKGLPYGQFLRLRRISSDDSSFYKEAGTMYEHFLERGYDPVHLDRALQRAAKRDRSSLLQFNPRQDTSRLPMVLTYSPLSLQAQKIVRKHWHILGSDPTLPTAFREQPICAFKRSNNLRDALVHARSTIPPAERGFHLINHLDTAIGH from the exons ATGCGCTCCTTCCTACTGGACACCACTGACTTCCTCTCCAAGATCTCCGGTTTTGGAACTTTCAATTCCCCCATCTTTCTATGCACTATGGATGTGGTAAGCCTTTACACCTCTATTCCGCATGCAGAGGGCATTGCTGTCATTCGCAACACGTTTATTAAAATGGATTTGAGTCCACCCCTCTCCGAGTTCCTCCTGGAACTGCTCAGCATGGTTCTGACTAGGAATTTCTTTTGTTTTGAGGAGGTATTTTACCAACAGCAGCGTGGGACAGCCATGGGTAGCAATGTAGCGCCAAGCtacgcaaatctattcatggactGGTTTGAACAATCGTTCGTGTACCCTCATCCTATGTACCTTGGCCATGCACTCTGCTGGCttaggtacatagatgacatctttTTCATCTGGTCTGGCACAGAGGATTCATTGCTCCAGTTTAAAAACGATCTGGACGGGTTTTTCCCGACCATCTCGTTTACTCTCGAGCATAGTCGGACTGATGTACACTTTTTGGACGTACTCGTCAAAAGTCAAGATGGGGTGTTACAGACTTCGCCGTATCGCAAACCCACCGACAGAAATACCTACCTGTCAGCCAGAAGCTATCATCCTCAGAGGCTCAAGAAAGGCCTTCCTTATGGGCAGTTCTTGCGCCTCAGAAGGATATCTTCTGATGACTCATCCTTTTATAAGGAGGCAGGCACCATGTACGAGCACTTCTTGGAGCGTGGTTATGATCCAGTGCATCTGGACAGAGCCTTGCAAAGAGCAGCAAAGAGGGACAGGTCATCTCTTCTGCAATTTAATCCCCGACAGGACACATCTCGACTTCCAATGGTATTAACCTATTCCCCCCTTTCTTTACAGGCACAGAAAATAGTCAGGAAACACTGGCACATCCTCGGCAGTGACCCCACATTACCCACCGCTTTCCGGGAACAACCAATCTGCGCGTTTAAACGTTCCAATAATCTACGAGACGCCCTCGTACATGCCAGGAGTACCATACCACCAGCAGAAAGAG gctTTCATCTTATCAACCACCTGGACACTGCTATCGGACACTGA